The Anopheles marshallii chromosome X, idAnoMarsDA_429_01, whole genome shotgun sequence genome includes a window with the following:
- the LOC128712742 gene encoding uncharacterized protein LOC128712742 produces the protein MALLKGEDSPPRPPAIVSYAFEKELINRQNRYIRLYDSFLPSLKRVPIAIKFWSKYDSTAAGRSGLPNFDHYCALVEKTIAEGPRDRYPEPITESQCYGWYFEPFYRYEGRDIHLLYHPKKRSPITLVGEKINADRITQRPRFTGVPFKLTS, from the exons ATGGCGCTGCTGAAAGGTGAGGATAGCCCGCCACGGCCACCGGCCATCGTGTCGTACGCGTTCGAGAAGGAGCTGATCAACCGGCAGAATCGGTACATCCGGCTGTACGATAGCTTCCTGCCGAGCCTGAAGCGTGTGCCGATAGCGATCAAGTTTTGGTCGAAGTACGACTCCACCGCCGCTGGGCGCAGCGGGCTGCCCAACTTTGACCATTACTGTGCGCTGGTGGAGAAGACGATTGCGGAAGGGCCTCGGGACCGATATCCGGAACCGATCACCGAGAGTCAGTG CTACGGTTGGTACTTTGAACCGTTCTACCGCTACGAAGGACGTGACATCCACTTGCTGTATCACCCGAAGAAACGGTCGCCGATCACCCTCGTCGGTGAAAAGATCAATGCGGACCGGATCACGCAGCGGCCCCGCTTCACCGGTGTACCGTTCAAACTGACATCTTAA
- the LOC128718384 gene encoding NPC intracellular cholesterol transporter 1 homolog 1b: MSGPGMYGSWLVVLLVALAVPCLGQEEYHCVMYDVCAMIGIHAQNCPVKMAPKPLTEAVAIEIMHRRCGWMFPTDDTPVCCAVSQVIEMDKNFQQAEGLFSRCSTCLTNMLYSICSLACHPEQSRFLTAFTEPTGVYVNRVDYRIDRQYVEDTYGSCKGIVLPSSGKYAMDVGCGFWEATGCTPERWFQFMGAADNEFVPFEINYLYEEDPEKRFNQPVKHCNEAYDGSYACSCIDCDESCPTSDPPQPKDPGFMVGDLNGVTFTVAVVIGGIGLVCITLTLLFGGKGRPGRSMPDLPAIFGGFPSVNRALGRIFTRWGTFCARNPVLILAICSWIIGGLAFGIQYLIITTDPVELWAAPDSRSRQEKDYFDSRFSPFYRTEQIFIKPKRQEFFVHPTAEGNQTFGPAYDREFLLEVFKLQGMIEQLGQEEGRGLEKICYAPMTAVGAQTVLSECTVQSVFGYFKNNLAEFNRTGTDLNGYVVNYLDKINGCTRNAYLPSCFGTYGGPIEPGVAVGGFPHPAPGSNPDFRLATGVVLTFLVENQADKDNLGPALEWEKRFVDFMRDFEHPMMDVAYSAERSIEDGIDEMSEAEMYTVIISYVVMFVYITFSLGKIRGFRQFLHGSRIVLAIGGIVVVLASVACSLGFFGYLELATTMLTIEVIPFLVLAVGVDNIFMLVHAFNRIDRDRTPETACAIGEALGQIGPSILLTSASECCCFAIGALSPMPAVNTFAWYATVALLVDFLLQISAFVALMALDEKRVERGRLDLLCCVRATKNPDKPAQPDGPGWLERVVERFYVPFLLRSKVRLLVLAVFLAWASLSLMVVPSIEPGLDQELSMAEDSHVVKYFRFMAELFWMGPPVYFVLKPGLNYTDVRHQNLVCGGILCNDDSIQTKLYQSSLYPETTHIARPASSWLDDYIDWLAIQSCCRYNPTDGSFCASNLGFLCPSCPEEYDDTGIRPTVAQFERYLEFFLSDLPDENCAKAGRAAYSRALNYVLDADGRLNVKDSYFMSYHTTAVTSRQFYTALEQARLIADDIQRMLDERQANVEIFPYSVFYVFYEQYLTIWSDAMQSLGLSLAAVFVVTFLVTGLDILSAVVVILMVFLIVLNMMGLMWLWNITLNAISLVNLVMSVGIGVEFISHIVRTYRLAHGTRMERSAEAMVRTGSSVFSGITLTKFAGIVVLAFAQSQIFQIFYFRMYLCIVLVGAAHGLILLPVFLSYIGPPPPTPFTDTATDSANLKRNEKVDLTNGNITTPLSTEVRSADETTSVGNGNSEHNGIESL; this comes from the exons GCCCAAACCACTGACGGAAGCGGTCGCAATCGAGATCATGCACCGACGGTGCGGATGGATGTTTCCAACCGACGATACACCGGTGTGCTGTGCGGTGAGTCAGGTGATCGAGATGGACAAGAACTTCCAGCAGGCGGAGGGACTGTTCAGCCGCTGCTCGACCTGTCTCACGAACATGCTGTACAGTATCTGCAGCTTGGCGTGCCACCCGGAGCAGAGTCGGTTCCTGACCGCCTTTACCGAACCGACGGGCGTGTACGTCAACCGGGTCGACTACCGCATTGATCGACAGTATGTCGAGGACACGTACGGCTCTTGCAAGGGTATCGTGCTGCCGTCCAGTGGCAAGTACGCGATGGACGTGGGTTGCGGGTTTTGGGAAGCGACGGGCTGCACGCCCGAGCGTTGGTTCCAGTTTATGGGTGCGGCCGACAACGAGTTCGTACCGTTCGAGATTAACTACCTGTACGAGGAGGACCCCGAGAAGCGCTTCAACCAACCGGTGAAGCACTGCAACGAAGCGTACGACGGGTCGTACGCTTGCTCCTGCATCGATTGCGACGAAAGCTGCCCAACCAGTGATCCACCGCAGCCGAAAGATCCCGGCTTTATGGTGGGTGACTTGAATGGCGTCACGTTCACCGTCGCGGTGGTGATCGGTGGCATCGGGCTGGTTTGCATCACACTCACCCTGCTGTTTGGTGGCAAGGGACGTCCGGGACGTTCGATGCCAGACTTGCCGGCCATCTTCGGTGGATTCCCATCCGTCAACCGGGCCCTGGGGCGGATATTTACACGCTGGGGAACTT TCTGCGCCCGCAATCCGGTGCTGATATTGGCCATCTGCTCGTGGATTATCGGGGGTCTCGCCTTCGGCATACAGTATCTGATAATAACGACCGATCCGGTGGAGTTGTGGGCCGCCCCGGACAGTCGGTCGCGACAGGAGAAGGATTACTTCGATTCACGCTTTTCGCCCTTCTACCGTACGGAGCAGATTTTCATAAAACCGAAGCGCCAGGAGTTT TTTGTGCATCCAACAGCGGAAGGCAATCAGACGTTCGGGCCTGCCTACGATCGCGAGTTCTTGCTGGAGGTGTTCAAGCTGCAGGGTATGATCGAGCAGCTCGGGCAGGAGGAGGGTCGCGGTTTGGAGAAGATCTGCTACGCACCAATGACGGCGGTCGGTGCCCAAACGGTACTGTCCGAGTGTACCGTGCAGAGTGTGTTCGGTTACTTCAAGAATAATCTGGCAGAGTTCAACCGGACCGGCACGGACCTGAACGGGTACGTGGTGAACTACCTGGACAAGATAAACGGGTGCACACGCAACGCCTATCTGCCGTCGTGCTTCGGCACGTACGGAGGTCCAATCGAACCGGGCGTAGCTGTTGGTGGATTCCCGCACCCAGCTCCCGGTTCCAACCCGGACTTTCGACTCGCGACCGGCGTTGTGCTGACGTTCCTGGTGGAGAACCAGGCAGACAAGGACAACCTCGGACCGGCACTGGAATGGGAGAAACGATTCGTGGACTTTATGCGGGACTTTGAGCATCCGATGATGGATGTCGCCTACTCGGCCGAACGCTCCATCGAGGATGGTATCGACGAAATGTCCGAGGCGGAGATGTACACCGTCATCATCAGCTACGTGGTCATGTTTGTGTACATCACCTTCTCGCTGGGGAAGATTCGGGGCTTTCGACAGTTTCTTCACGGTTCGCGCATCGTGCTTGCGATCGGTGGTATCGTGGTGGTGCTCGCTTCCGTTGCCTGCAGTTTGGGCTTCTTCGGGTATCTGGAGCTCGCTACCACAATGCTCACGATCGAGGTGATCCCCTTCCTGGTGCTGGCAGTCGGTGTGGACAACATCTTCATGCTGGTGCACGCGTTCAACCGGATCGACCGTGACCGGACGCCGGAAACGGCATGTGCCATCGGCGAGGCGCTCGGCCAGATAGGGCCCTCTATACTGCTGACGTCTGCGAGCGAGTGTTGCTGTTTCGCCATCGGTGCCCTCTCACCGATGCCCGCCGTCAACACGTTCGCCTGGTACGCGACAGTGGCGCTGCTGGTCGACTTCCTGCTGCAGATTTCGGCCTTCGTCGCGCTGATGGCGCTGGACGAGAAGCGTGTCGAGCGGGGTCGGCTAGATCTGCTGTGCTGTGTACGGGCGACAAAGAACCCGGACAAACCCGCCCAACCGGACGGTCCAGGGTGGCTGGAGCGCGTAGTCGAGCGATTCTACGTGCCGTTTTTACTACGGTCCAAGGTgcggctgctggtgctggcggTGTTTCTCGCGTGGGCTTCACTGTCGCTGATGGTTGTGCCCAGCATCGAGCCGGGATTGGATCAGGAACTGTCCATGGCGGAAGACTCGCACGTGGTGAAGTATTTCCGCTTCATGGCGGAGCTGTTCTGGATGGGTCCGCCGGTGTATTTTGTGCTCAAGCCGGGCCTTAACTATACCGACGTTCGGCATCAGAATTTGGTGTGTGGCGGTATCCTGTGCAATGACGACTCCATCCAGACGAAGCTCTACCAGTCCTCTCTATATCCGGAAAC TACTCACATTGCCCGACCTGCCTCATCTTGGTTGGATGACTACATTGACTGGCTTGCGATCCAGTCCTGCTGCCGATACAACCCCACCGATGGTTCGTTTTGTGCTAGCAACT TGGGATTCCTGTGCCCGTCCTGTCCAGAAGAGTACGATGACACCGGTATCCGCCCAACGGTAGCACAGTTCGAGCGCTATCTGGAATTCTTCCTCTCCGATCTGCCGGACGAAAATTGTGCCAAGGCAGGCCGGGCGGCGTACTCGCGCGCACTCAACTATGTGCTGGACGCGGACGGTCGGCTGAACGTGAAGGACTCGTACTTTATGAGTTACCACACAACGGCCGTCACATCGCGCCAGTTCTACACCGCCCTCGAGCAGGCCCGTCTGATCGCGGACGACATTCAGCGGATGCTGGACGAGCGTCAGGCCAACGTGGAGATCTTTCCGTACAGCGTGTTTTACGTGTTCTACGAGCAGTACCTCACGATCTGGTCGGACGCGATGCAATCGCTCGGGCTGTCGCTGGCGGCAGTGTTTGTCGTAACGTTCCTGGTGACCGGGCTGGACATACTGTCCGCGGTTGTTGTGATACTGATGGTGTTCCTGATCGTGCTCAATATGATGGGTCTGATGTGGCTGTGGAACATAACGCTTAATGCCATCTCGCTGGTGAATCTTGTGATG AGCGTCGGTATTGGTGTGGAATTTATCTCACACATAGTGCGCACGTATCGACTCGCACACGGCACCCGGATGGAGCGGTCGGCAGAAGCGATGGTGCGCACTGGTAGCTCTGTGTTCTCCGGCATCACGCTGACCAAATTTGCCGGCATCGTCGTGCTCGCCTTCGCCCAATCGCAAATCTTCCAGATCTTCTACTTCCGCATGTATCTCTGCATTGTGTTGGTGGGAGCGGCACACGGCCTAATACTACTGCCGGTGTTTCTCAGCTACATtggaccaccaccaccaacaccgttCACCGACACTGCCACCGATAGTGCGAATTTGAAGCGTAACGAAAAGGTGGACCTTACCAACGGGAACATCACGACGCCACTGAGCACCGAGGTGAGATCGGCCGACGAAACGACCTCGGTAGGCAATGGTAACTCAGAACATAACGGAATCGAATCACTCTAG